From the Candoia aspera isolate rCanAsp1 chromosome 3, rCanAsp1.hap2, whole genome shotgun sequence genome, the window TGCTTTTTTCACAACAGTTTGGTACATAACCAAAATATGctcattaaatgtttaaaaactgtCACTACATTGAGTGTTGTGCGTAACCTATGACTGAATGTGTATATTGTTCTGCGCTGTTATCTTGTATTCTTGTTTCTTCTTGCcttacagaatattaaaaatattttttttaaaaatctgtcacCTCATGGacagagagcaagtttggtgtagtggttaaggcaccaggctagaaaccaggagagttctagtcccgccttaggcacgaagccagctgggtgatcttgggccagtccctctccctcagccctaggaaggaggcaacggcaaaccacttccagaatcttgccaagaaaacttcaggggcttgtccaggcagtcaccaggagtcaacagtgactcaaaggcaccaaaaaagagagagagagagagagagacatcatgggggggggggggggggcaagaggaCAAGTGATGCTATGTAAGTAATGACATTATTGTGCATGTGATGTGATGTATATAATTTGCATCAGTCATGTGGTGAGACTGAAATAAATTACAACATTTGCATGATTGATATCATAACTTGTGTGATATCACTTGTTCTAGAAGCCTATGGTCACTTTGCATCTCTGTATTTCAATACCTAAGTCTTAAGAGTGGCCTTATAATAAAAACTCAATTTTTTTCACAGAGCAAATCAAGGCACAGAAAAATAAGGGTGAGTACTGCTCATATAcatcatctagaccagtgtttctcaaccttgtcagcttgaagctgtgtggacttcaactcacagaattccccagctaaaattccccagcttgctggctggagaattttgggagttgaagttcatacagcttaaagttgacaagattgagaaacactgattctaGACTGACTTGTCTTTAAGCCAGCCAGCTCACCCCAGTTTCAGGGGAGCTGCATGCCAGTGGAAGAAAATAAGCAAAATCACCAGCCTGAACTGAAAGACAGAGGagacttcaaaaagaaaaaaagaaaaagaaaagcaattagtGCTTTGTCTCAACATATGGCAAATCCTGCATTCTTGTTCTAGAAGTACCTGGTATAATTTATACAGGGAAATTGCCAAAAGCTGTAAATGGCCCCAGCATAAACCTGTGTCCTTAGGGAAGCTCTTATTTTAAAGTAAGCTGATAACAATAAACATGTAATTAGCTTAAAACAGGAACAGTACTTGCTTTTCATCTACAAGTTATGGTTAGGTTTGGGCTTTTTCGGACCTGAAAAAGAGAACACTGTCAGCTTAGATATAGCCCTCAGTGACATTTCTCTGGGCTactcccattttttaaatcagtaGCCCAATAAAAGTTCTCAAAGCCCAAAATGAGTTCTAATTTTAACTGGTTTACTGGTAATTTTGCTCACTGGTTTTACCAGCACTGTGGATGCCACTTCTTCCGTTTTTGAATTTTTTAATACATACAAAAGGGACATCCCAGTATTGCCTGAGTTAAAACTTCTCTCTGTTGTTGATTTAATTAAGCAATTGTACATAATACTCAGAGCCTCATAGTGACATAATTTATAACATACATCTGAAATACCTAAATTGCTTGGAATTGTGCCACTAGAATGGGCTATTGAGGTTGAATTCAGCCCAGTGCTCTGGGTAGAAACCCAGGAGTCAACAGGTGTCTGCTTTGGCCCTGCTTGAATACATTACAGAGAGTTCACCATTTCCTAGGAAACCAGTTCCCCCAATGATCAATTGGACATACTCATTATTCGATGATCTATATTCCAGAGATGAAGGTTACCATAAACCCCTTCAGTttgtcttctcaaggctaaatacaGCCATTTTCTTCAATCATGTTTCATAAGACTTAGTTTCGGTCCATAAATCTTTTAAAGAAATCTGTTAAAGTCAGGTAAAATATCCTACTATGCATTAAATGAATTAAGAAATATATTGTATTATTGATACCTAATGTGATATGTCAAAGGAGTATCTTTAAATACCTTTGGTCAAGACAAATCTCAATTCACCATCACTGTAAACAATTCAAACAATGTAATTCTTCTGGAAAGGACAGGTgacaaaaagacaaaatacagatggtgctatcagatctgggctgcaaaaataatcACTTGATGGCAACAAGGGGTACAGTAAAcagttttgctgccatctattggttgtctggatttctttttcagcccagatcGGGCAGCCCTAGACAATGAACATGTTTGAAATTAAGCGGGTGAGTTTTAAAATAAGTTTGTTCATGGAAGCAAGTTTCTGATCTCCCTCTTtcctaaaaagataaaaacattctCATGGAAGATGAAAATTCTTCATGGGTCATGTGGCATAGGAAGAAATTTGCCTTCCATAAAATACTCTGTTAGTTTACCttaaattttttattattttcctcttctgaTAGTTCCATATTCCATCCTACATTGTCCCAATCAAGCCTATAATCCTCTAAAGAGAATTTTGGTGTATTCATGTGGTTGTAGGGAGGAAGACTTGGAAAACTTTTTGTGAATTTAAGTTATTCAAGATATAAACAAGTGAGTCACTGGTTATATGGTACTTTATAAATAAGGGTATTTCTCAAATTTAGGAATATTTGCATGTTTCCATATACTATATCAAGACTATAGTATTAgtagaaataaacattttgtCTTATTCTGTTTTCTTACGGAACTCATATTCAAGCCCAATATTTCTGGTTTTGAATACGTTGTTCAGATCAAATTGATTGTGTAGTGCaatgctggtcaatgaccaaaacaAAGATTTCATTGATTGATATATCAAAATTGCACACTTAAGTATCTGTACTTGAAAGAAAGTATCAGAAATTATCAGCAAATGTACATGGGATTGATATATTAGAATATTATTCCTCACTAAATACAAAGGGGCTGAATATGTTACGGGTATAGAATGTATGAGATCCATGGTAACTCAAGGTACAACTGCTTTATGATAGCTAGGCTACTGATAATTCTATGAAGTGCAGTTCTTCCCCCACTGCCCCAAAAGGAAAAAgctatttaaacaaattaaatgtttttaatatattaattaagcAAAAGTTTGAATAATTGTCTTTTTATCCTAATTTCTCCTGCTTCTCACTTGAACTTACTAGGCACTTCAAAACCTTTTTCTACTCACTCCATTATTTACGATTTAAACTGTTTCATTCTCTAACTTCTTTTTCCAATCACTAAGATTCACTAACTAATTACATGTAAGCTCAGGCCCAGGGAATAGCCAAGGTACATAAGTAAATTTATTATATAGTTTtttggggtgtgggtgtgggtgtttttCTTCATTCGAGTCATTGTTGTCGCCTGctgtctgcctggacaagtccctgcagttttcttggcaagattcgggaagtggtttgctattgcctccttcctagggctgagagaaagtgactggctcaaggtcacccagctggctttgtgcctaaggcgggactagaatgtCTGTttgcccagtttctagcctggtgccttaactactacaccaaactggctttcttactGTACAGTAGTCAAACAAAATTATTGGATCTACTTTATACTAAAAAGTTTCAAAGAACACTTTTTATCTTAAAGGAAAAACAGTAATATGGCAATTTTTAATGTAGGAGGCAAAGAACTATCAAATCTTACATTGTTCAACTTTCAACAGCATTTCTTCAGTtattgcaaaatgcatttttcacCATCTTTTAGCACCTAACATGAACTTTATTGGAAAATATATGCAATATAATACTAACCTTctcttgtttagcaactacaaGAAACAACTTAACTTCTCTTAGAGATTCACTGTTGAGTGGATAAAATATGGGAATACTAGGTTTAACCCAACAAAGTCACtaggagtcgggcagcatataaatttaattactaATACATAATTATAACTGAGCTGCAAAAACTGGATAACCACTAGATGTGAGCAAAGCATATATGCTCTATCTTTTCTCCCATTTAGTGTTTTTCTGTCTTTTGGTATCTCAAACCTGGTAGCTCTagtgaataaaacaaaaatattttatgcgATCTTACCATCTGTGAAATGCCTCCCACGCCAAGCTCACCTGTCACCTACATTATATGCCTTGGGTGCCTTCTGAAAACATTATTTCACTCAGTCTTCATAGCCTTTAATGTAAAGTTGGAACTTCAAAATCATTTGAAATGTTAAGACATATCTAAAACAGCTTAAACCCTGTTGTATTTTATGCTGTACTTGAACCTTTATTACTCATCCTGTAATTTAAACCACAAAAAACAACTTATTTATTCCTGTGGAGACATGGGATAGGGATACCAGGGGTCCCCCAAATACTGAACTGCAATTCCCAACATCTCTTACCACTGTTCACACTGCCCCTTGTTTGCAGGAGGAATCCCACCAAATTTAGAAGGCCAGAAATTCCCACCATTTATCATAAAGAAtagcttctgaaaaaaaaaatggtgcttaGGAATGTACTAgattatttacttgtttgtttgttcgtgtGTTGATTTTGTACATTGCTGAATATATTCCGATTCACAGCGGCTTACAACAAAAAGAACAGTAGTGTGCAAAACTTCCTTTCATATACAATAGGGTTAATTTTGCTGTCAAGAAAAATCCTGTATATTGCATGAAGCACCATTGCAGAATGCTCTCTACCCCCTGCTTATATAGGAAGACtgccattaaaagaaaaagagagaaagagagaaaactcCGTTCCCTGGCAGTAAACAGATCCATAGAAATAGTCATGTataaatataaactttaaaagaGATTGAATTCTACTTTTTTCAGTGATTTTTAACAAGGTATCACCAACAACTCAAAATATTGCAATAAAAGTTTTAAtataatgtataaaaatataattatttacatTTGAAATATTGATTGCGACATTTGCAAACAGAACAGTATAAAGGTTAATATTCCATAGGACCAGAAAAGCTTGAGAGAAAACACTTGTAGTATAAAAGGCCAACTTTTATCCAACTCTTGAATCCAACTCCCCTGGATTCAAATAAAGAAGCTTCTTATTTCAGGTTAAAGCAACCTCACATATCCTTCTCTGTACTACAGTACAGAAGTAGAATCAGTTAGTTCAACAAGAATGTACCTTTGACTTTGATCCATGACCTACTAAATACCTGGCAAATTTAGTTCCCAACAATTTATTGAAATGTATGCTTGTCTTAAACACAAGTAATCTGATTTAATGCTTTTGTGAAACAGGCTGTGAAGGAGCAACCAGATACAATCTTTTtgtctttgattttaaaaagaaactgtcTAAGGTGACAGAAGTAGTCTTACTATTGCATAGCTGCCAAGAACATAAGAtcaaatatattataaatttgCATTAAGGACTAGTCTAGAATATTATTTTCCTTTGGTATACAAATAACACTGCTTGGGATTACTTCATACAACCTACCATTGGGATCATGCTATTAATTTTAACAGTTGTCCTCCTGTATGTCTTCTGTTAGTCAAAAAGTTTTAGAATAGTTCTTTAGAAAATGATGCAAAAAAATGCCTAGACTTTTTAAACCCACCATTGTAACTGAAGTTCAGTGAACTCTCTTTCCTACTTCATACTATATTTTAAGTGCAGTTTTCTTTCCAAGTGAACAAGCAGAGAATTTAGACACACAATGTAGTTACTTTTCATCATTTCAGTTTGTTTTGGTCCGTAGAAGTCAAAGTAGTTGGTAAACACACCCCGTGAGAGCACTGTTTACTTTAACTAAGCTGTAGTTCCGCATAATCTGTTGGCTGTTGAGACATCTTTGGTGTCAGATTCTGGTCTTCCTGAAACCACAAACGGCCAAGTCTGTGAATCAAAATAGGTTTCCATGTTAGAAAGAAGGATGACATTTTACAAAGACCAATTTGCTGCAACATAGTTTCTACCCATATTTGGCAAAACAACTTTCCATACAAAAACAGAAGTGGTTTCTTGATGAAAAACCAGATGCAATAAATTTGAATTTATTAAAGATGCCCTCATTACCCTTCTCTTGCTATGCAGCGTTAACAGCATTAAACAACATGCTAATAGAATTTGTTACAATTTTCATCAGAActttatagaccagtgtttctcaaccttggcatctttaagatgtgtggacttcagctcccagaattccccagccagcttagctGGCCTATAGCAACAACAAAGCAAAgagtctcaaaaaaaaaaaaaaaaacctcgcTAAAGCCAGTATGTAGCTAACATATTTATATCAACTGATTAGTTTTTTAgaaaggcttttgctgtaaattatagtgttttttttaactcaaatatatacatttttgttgCTGAAACACTGCCATAGGCCTGCACCATAGACAGTACATTGTCCATATTCTACCTGAATAAACTACTTATGTAAGCAAGCTTTACGGAAAAAGGAAGTGTAACAGCTCCTATAATTCATATACACTTAAAGCAATAATGATTTCTAGCATATGTGTGAGGGAAATATGTATGCCATTGATTTGTACATGAAGCAGATGGGAAAatgaaaatgacaaaaacatGATTTTATGACAGGAATTATTACATACTGGTTTTTAATTATTATACCAACAATAATAATTGTATGCttatcattttatgtatttatgttgtgtttatttatgtatctattttttaaaatgtatatggtCCATATTATATACAATAATCCTAGGCAGCTAACAACCAAATATACAAATAgcaaaaaaatacaatgaaattaaaagctttaattaattaattaatttaattaaaattataattaaaaccacCAGGTGCCATAACCCTCCATTTCAAGAAGACAAATGCTGGGCTCATCTCCCATCCTGGCCCAATatctgggagaaaagccaggtcttaatggcatTCAAGAAAACAAGGAGGGTAGAAGTCCTCCATATCTTGGGAGGGGGGAGCCTATTCCATAGGGGAGGCCCTGCTATGGAAAAGCCTATTTCCCAGGTCCCACCAGATGCATTTAACATCATTTagtagaggggacctggagtgcacccactctatTAAGTTAGAACATTCCTTGGGATATCAGGACATTTTCTCATTCTATAAATTTGCTATATAAATTAGTTTAATTTGCATAGAACAATTTCAAGAAGCTTCTCCAATTCAAACTTTTCCAGAATGCTCACCATTTTTCTTATAAAGAACTATAATTTTCATTATAATATAGACTAATGTGGTGAAATGGGTAGTAGGTAAGAAACCAGGATTAGTGGTTAAGTGGGAACCTTTTTAAATAAGATTGTTTCAGCAGAAGCTaagtgggatgcggtggcgctgcgggttaaaccgctgagctgctgagcttgccgattggaaggtcagcagttcgaatccgcgtgacggggtgagctcccgttgctagtcccagctcctgccaacctagcagttcgaaaacatgccaatgtcagtagattaataggtactgcttcagcaggcaggtaatggcgttccatttagtcatgccggccacatgaccacggaagtgtctacagacaaacgccagctcttcggctttgaaacagagatgagcaccgccccctagagtcggacacgactggacttaatgtcaagggaaaactttacctttacctttaagcccCTTCAAGGAAATGAATACTATATAAGCTTTGGCTTGCCTGCAGTTGTCATGGTTATTGGGAGAAATTTACAGAATGAATATACACAGTTGAGGCTGTCATGCATGTtgataaatttattcatttttagatAATTTACAAGTATATCATAGCACCATTTAAATTAGGCATTTGCACAATAATGTCTGTTCTAGAATAGCGCTTACTTTTTTTTAACGAAGGCATTCCAGTATTAAATGTGTTCCCCTTTCTCCTAGCAaagaggtttatttttttttttgcttttattagttTGATGAAATACTGCAGCCATAGAATCTTTAGTAGAAATAATTCTAGTATCTTCTGCTGTTTGTCATAATCAACACCTGCACTGCTGAAAAACTGCTGCAATCAGTCAGTACAAACATGTACTCATAAACATAGCTGATACATGGATGGATATGTTTTTGGAACCAATTCTATGTGAAGATGTTAACCAGTTCTGTCTGGAATGTGTTAAATGCAGCTCTATGTGATTGGAGATGCTTAGGGGAGGCCACCTGTATCTCCTATAACTGTATTTGGGTCAAATCCCATAGAGATTTGGAAAACCTGGTAATTTTCAGAAACAGATCCCTGCCATGAAAATAAGAGTTCAGTTTCAGTATTCCTAGATTTGAGCTATCAGTGTAATAGATTATGATGGCTTTAAATGTTCTTTTAGCCTAGAGAATAATCTGTTGTGTGCATTTGGTACTTGAAAATGTTAATAGGTCTCAGATTGCAAATAGAAATCTCActgaaaacagcaacagaaatctCTTTCTGTCACACAGATATAAAGAGAATTAGGTTATTGTAAAATGTATCATTATAGTTTAGTCACAATTAGGTAGAGTCCTAATTGCATCTTATCTCAAAAAACTGTAAGAGTTGAAAAGGATAGGGCAGCAATTAAAATGATCAAACATTTGAAGCAATTTCCCTATgagtaataattaaaaataattatttttaattatttaaataattaaactactTCGTAGTTTAGAAACTAATGAAAACCAAAAAGGGTAatttttcatattcatttttCATAAACAATGAATAGGTTAACTCCCCCCGCCCCTAAAAAAGCAAGGTGGTCCTCACCTTCCTATATTACAGCCACACAGTAAAAGATAGCAGAGCAGGACATGCAAAATTAGGCCTTTACTCCAAGACATTATTTACAGAATTTGTTACCATGTTATATATTGAGTACATTTGAACAAATGACAATTCtaaaaaatcagatttcattttatGTTCCATTTGTGAGTGAGAATATTGACTTGGCCTTTGGAAGAACAGAAACCTCAACTAGGTGAGTGTTGATCATCTCATCCAGTAAGGCagttatgttttttttaagatgcaaACTGAGCAGCTGAGAGCCACATATCTTTACATTCGATTTTGCAGAGATTGCGCAAGAAATTTACTTTCTCCAGTCAGTTGCTCTGCTAACAAAGGCTACAGCCACTTGAAAGCCAAGGGAGAACTCTTCAAGCAGGGAGGGACCCAAAGAGAATTCTtagtaaaacagttttaaaaggtCTTTGAAAGCTTCCCTCAGACGGTGTCAAATCCAATTAAGAGCTCTCCAGATATGCTTGACTACACTTCCTATCATTTCCAGTTCTTAGAGTGGCAGTTTGTTAAGGCTTTTAAAAAGTGTCATTACCTTTGTGTACACAGTCAAAGTGCCTTTTGGTACCTAGGATCGCTAAACCATCTCCCTGAGCAATTCCTATGTTTGTAACACAAGGTGTGTTAATAATGCTCATGAATACAGACAATCCAAAATATACAAAAGATAAAACCAGTGGTGGGTATGACCACAAAGCAGTGCTTTATTGAGGAATTAAGGAGCCAAGTCCATTCACTGATTCATCTTGCAAAATTCTAGAATGTATGCCtcctttttaaaacagtaaataatttATTAACTTTTTGCTCACGTTTGGGCAAAAGCAGGGTTAATATTTCTAAGGAGGAAGGAGCCAGAGAGATCAAACTCACCTATAGAGCACTGTCCTCCCAAATTTCAGCTCTCTTATTGACAGATGAAGGCGATTGGAAGAGGAAAGCATTACTCCCACCACAGAGATGCTCCTCTTAGCCTGTCTCATTCTACTGTCTCCTATAATATCTCTGTCTACAGTAATATATACTTGAACTTTATTTATATGGAGATAGATACGCTAAGGTGTGCCAAGCTATATAGCATGTTCTGTCCGCTCTGCCCATGTTCAGAGGCACCACTATCACGCCAGTGGAATTGAAGTCGAGCTCTTACAAGCTGAGCCTGGCTTCTGACATGCCTCGGAACGGTTCCGACCTTACTCACCAGGTTGACCGGATGCACGTAGCCCTTCTCGTAGCAGTCGTCCTGCAGCAACTGCCGGAGGTGGGCGATGTAGCTGGAGGCCAGGCGCAACGTATCCAGCTTGGAGAGCTTGGTGTCCGGAGGCACCCAGGGCAGGCTGGTTTTCAGGCGCGAGAAGGCTTTGCTCAGCACGCGCATGCGGGCTCGCTCGCGCGCGTTGGCCGCGTTGCGCTGCGACTGCTTGCACTCCGGGGTTGCGGCCGCCGCGCTCCGGCCCGCCGCCGGTTGCCTTTTAACTCCGCCGCCTTCCCCGGTCCCGGAGGCTCCCTTCGTGCGCTTCTTTTTGCTCGCCACAGCCTCCTCGTCTTCCtcgtcctcctcgtcctcctcctcgtcgtcttcctcctcttcttcttcctcttccgcAGCGGAGGAATTATCCACCGAAAGGCACGTTTCACCTCGGGGACGCCGCTTAGAGCGGGCCGGCGCCCGGTATTCCAGCTGCAGCTCCCTCAGGTCCATCTGAGGCTCCGGCAGCTCCTCGGAGCCCCTCAGGGAGCCCGTAGGCATGACCCAGCCCCCGGGCGCTAAAGACGGGCGCCAGCCAGAAGGCGCCCGCCCTCGCCCTTCCTAAGAGGAGCTCCACGACGGCTTGCGGTGGTTCTTTGAGTGGCCGcgggatatatatatatgccagGGCGAGCGGGGCAAACCATCTGCGCGGGGCAAGGGGGGCAAAAATGAGCACCCCTCATAGGCGCGCGGCCAGGGCAAGCTAAGGCTTTGCGCGCGTCAGCCGTCCCTTCGCCTCTCTTTGGATCTGCCCGAGCCCATCGGGATCCGGGGAGAGCGCgctaaaaaaggggagggggagggggagggggaggaggctggAAAGCGCCCAAAGCCCCTCATTGAAAAAGCCCCCGCCTTGGCCGCGGCGCCTCTGGCGTTGCTCTCCCTTTGCCGTCGGGTGTGGGCGCAGTGCATCCCTGGGTGCTGAAAAGTTGCTCGCGATTTTCAGCCCAGTTCGGGAAGAAAAGCCACGATTGTGCCTACGTTTATCTGGTGCTCTCCGCTTATGTTGGGTTTAAGCACCCATCCTTCCAATAGCGGACTTGGTTAATGGGAGTTAAAATCCAGCAAGTCCAAGAGGTTGGGGCGGGGGCGTCTGCCTACAGGCTGAGCATCTGAAATCTAGGTTAGTGGTGCAATCTAGTGCGTGACCTGGTCAAAGCGACGGGGGTGCAAACTTAAACCGAACTAGGAGGGGCCCCATTAGCCAGTTCAATTACATAGAAGGAAACGACGCTGGAGGGCGCCGCTCGCGAGGTGAATTGAAATGGACGGACTTCCATCCGCAGGTTAGACCCTTGTGTTATAGTCCGACCGAAAATCCCGTCTAGTCTTGCCCTTCTCTTTCCCGCGACGTCCGATCAGACGCGCTCAGGACGGGACGCCTCATTTCTTTCCTCTAGGCAGATTCGATTTCCTTCTCGCTGAGATCCCAAAACTTTCCGGATTTAAGGAAAATGTGTTTGGACTGAGTTAGTGCCCCAAGCTGCAGAGCTATTCCGAGAGTTGCAGCCTCTAGCCACGTCTACTATCCGACTGGATCTCGGGCTTACACTGAGAATTGAAGCGGGGGCTGGTGGAAACTCCCGCACGCTCTTCCTTGGAACAGCAATAAATCTGTTCAATGAGTTCTTTGAATTCCTTCCTACAGTGGGTGGGATCCACTGTGGGAGAAATAATCCTAAATTTCGTTGATATCATGAATTAATCTGAAGTAAGAGACTTTAAAATCAAAgcccgattttttaaaaaaaacaaactgaaccTAACCTGTTATGGATATTGACAGACTGGAAATAATACCAATACCAATGATGTGTTTTTATGAGGAAAGCAGAAAATGTGTGCAAggcaagaaagaaataaaataattatgatgTTGGTGAGAATGCAGCTGGTGAAAATGCAAGTAAAACCCTTGAAATCTG encodes:
- the MSC gene encoding musculin, with the translated sequence MPTGSLRGSEELPEPQMDLRELQLEYRAPARSKRRPRGETCLSVDNSSAAEEEEEEEEDDEEEDEEDEEDEEAVASKKKRTKGASGTGEGGGVKRQPAAGRSAAAATPECKQSQRNAANARERARMRVLSKAFSRLKTSLPWVPPDTKLSKLDTLRLASSYIAHLRQLLQDDCYEKGYVHPVNLTWPFVVSGRPESDTKDVSTANRLCGTTA